A region of Ornithodoros turicata isolate Travis chromosome 5, ASM3712646v1, whole genome shotgun sequence DNA encodes the following proteins:
- the LOC135395252 gene encoding uncharacterized protein LOC135395252 isoform X2: MRVIFVTFICLSSLPWHDSVSSVFEVHEFMFMNKSILYLWKRGASPMTERFCLCYGHSHAMTHHFMGYNCSRRRKGSWCHLDHTRPGLHRTTTGCLGKFQQYEFSLQQYPTTLNTPTTAPSAIECRAVDNTTTDVVGEFPGDTNFTFCSINLCKSCTGGFSNYTYCTNLWTRDPRLRFQAITDTDFSIGVKWNNTHARNQSLVALVCASEGNCHTSCFLETVPGAKGEYLVPTDLWRFKVALWVHRSDGVAIYQKNFRSKRLAPDKPCFWTSALKSWTEVRLYWWPHDESSHGYTVSWCEDFDLAEWFFAIGLVMPPNTNNSKCSINVKIPSATVRHLQPFKRYQFRVMAYRWTDSNHTERLFSRPLITDSIIMINPYQTRSAGTTCYTGSAPSYLSQTTSATSCYSKKAL, encoded by the exons ATGCGCGTAATATTCGTAACATTTATTTGCCTGTCGTCA TTACCCTGGCACGACAGCGTGTCCAGCGTGTTCGAAGTGCACGAATTCATGTTCATGAACAAATCAATACTGTACTTGTGGAAACGTGGAGCATCTCCAATGACTGAACGGTTCTGCCTGTGCTACGGGCACTCCCATGCCATGACTCACCACTTCATGGGCTACAACTGCTCAAGGCGTCGCAAGGGTTCCTGGTGCCACCTGGACCATACCCGTCCAGGGTTACATCGCACTACCACAGGTTGTCTTGGAAAGTTTCAGCAGTACGAG TTTTCCCTGCAGCAATATCCAACGACGCTGAACACACCAACCACTGCCCCGTCAGCAATTGAATGCAGGGCCGTCGACAATACAACTACAGACGTCGTTGGAGAATTTCCTGGCGACACTAACTTTACCTTCTGTAGCATAAACCTCTGCAAGAGCTGCACCGGTGGATTCAGCAACTACACCTACTGCACCAACCTGTGGACAAGGGATCCAC GTCTCCGGTTCCAGGCCATCACCGATACAGACTTCTCCATTGGAGTAAAATGGAACAACACTCACGCACGCAACCAAAGCCTCGTGGCGTTAGTTTGTGCCTCTGAAGGCAACTGCCACACTAGCTGTTTTCTGGAGACCGTTCCAGGTGCCAAAGGAGAATATCTGGTGCCCACGGATCTATGGCGCTTTAAAGTGGCACTTTGGGTCCATCGATCGGATGGGGTGGCCATTTACCAGAAAAACTTCCGCAGCAAGAGGCTAG CTCCAGACAAGCCCTGCTTTTGGACAAGTGCACTGAAGAGCTGGACAGAAGTTCGCTTGTACTGGTGGCCTCATGACGAGTCTTCCCATGGTTACACCGTCTCTTGGTGTGAGGACTTCGATTTAGCGGAGTGGTTCTTTGCCATTGGTCTGGTCATGCCTCCAAATACCAACAACAGCAAGTGCTCGATTAACGTCAAGATACCTTCAGCAACTGTTCGGCACCTGCAACCCTTCAAGAGATACCAGTTTCGCGTGATGGCATACCGGTGGACCGACTCTAATCATACAGAGCGCCTTTTCAGCAGACCTCTTATCACTGATAGCATCATAATGATTAATCCGT ACCAGACCCGCAGCGCGGGAACCACCTGTTATACAGGTTCAGCGCCGAGCTATCTATCACAGACCACCTCAGCTACCTCCTGTTATTCTAAGAAGGCACTCTAG
- the LOC135395252 gene encoding uncharacterized protein LOC135395252 isoform X1, with product MRVIFVTFICLSSLPWHDSVSSVFEVHEFMFMNKSILYLWKRGASPMTERFCLCYGHSHAMTHHFMGYNCSRRRKGSWCHLDHTRPGLHRTTTGCLGKFQQYEFSLQQYPTTLNTPTTAPSAIECRAVDNTTTDVVGEFPGDTNFTFCSINLCKSCTGGFSNYTYCTNLWTRDPRLRFQAITDTDFSIGVKWNNTHARNQSLVALVCASEGNCHTSCFLETVPGAKGEYLVPTDLWRFKVALWVHRSDGVAIYQKNFRSKRLAPDKPCFWTSALKSWTEVRLYWWPHDESSHGYTVSWCEDFDLAEWFFAIGLVMPPNTNNSKCSINVKIPSATVRHLQPFKRYQFRVMAYRWTDSNHTERLFSRPLITDSIIMINPSFMPFFVVLGVLGMSILIAVVFLLSKLPLRRTRPAAREPPVIQVQRRAIYHRPPQLPPVILRRHSRGDF from the exons ATGCGCGTAATATTCGTAACATTTATTTGCCTGTCGTCA TTACCCTGGCACGACAGCGTGTCCAGCGTGTTCGAAGTGCACGAATTCATGTTCATGAACAAATCAATACTGTACTTGTGGAAACGTGGAGCATCTCCAATGACTGAACGGTTCTGCCTGTGCTACGGGCACTCCCATGCCATGACTCACCACTTCATGGGCTACAACTGCTCAAGGCGTCGCAAGGGTTCCTGGTGCCACCTGGACCATACCCGTCCAGGGTTACATCGCACTACCACAGGTTGTCTTGGAAAGTTTCAGCAGTACGAG TTTTCCCTGCAGCAATATCCAACGACGCTGAACACACCAACCACTGCCCCGTCAGCAATTGAATGCAGGGCCGTCGACAATACAACTACAGACGTCGTTGGAGAATTTCCTGGCGACACTAACTTTACCTTCTGTAGCATAAACCTCTGCAAGAGCTGCACCGGTGGATTCAGCAACTACACCTACTGCACCAACCTGTGGACAAGGGATCCAC GTCTCCGGTTCCAGGCCATCACCGATACAGACTTCTCCATTGGAGTAAAATGGAACAACACTCACGCACGCAACCAAAGCCTCGTGGCGTTAGTTTGTGCCTCTGAAGGCAACTGCCACACTAGCTGTTTTCTGGAGACCGTTCCAGGTGCCAAAGGAGAATATCTGGTGCCCACGGATCTATGGCGCTTTAAAGTGGCACTTTGGGTCCATCGATCGGATGGGGTGGCCATTTACCAGAAAAACTTCCGCAGCAAGAGGCTAG CTCCAGACAAGCCCTGCTTTTGGACAAGTGCACTGAAGAGCTGGACAGAAGTTCGCTTGTACTGGTGGCCTCATGACGAGTCTTCCCATGGTTACACCGTCTCTTGGTGTGAGGACTTCGATTTAGCGGAGTGGTTCTTTGCCATTGGTCTGGTCATGCCTCCAAATACCAACAACAGCAAGTGCTCGATTAACGTCAAGATACCTTCAGCAACTGTTCGGCACCTGCAACCCTTCAAGAGATACCAGTTTCGCGTGATGGCATACCGGTGGACCGACTCTAATCATACAGAGCGCCTTTTCAGCAGACCTCTTATCACTGATAGCATCATAATGATTAATCCGT CATTCATGCCATTTTTCGTGGTGCTGGGTGTGCTTGGGATGTCCATCTTGATCGCTGTTGTGTTCTTACTCAGCAAGCTTCCTCTAAGAAGG ACCAGACCCGCAGCGCGGGAACCACCTGTTATACAGGTTCAGCGCCGAGCTATCTATCACAGACCACCTCAGCTACCTCCTGTTATTCTAAGAAGGCACTCTAGAGGAGATTTCTAG